Proteins found in one Lysinibacillus fusiformis genomic segment:
- a CDS encoding AroM family protein: protein MQHSKIAVVTIGQAPRKDMAEDIQQLREAGLHVHEFGVLDSLSLEEITTLSPSREDTDVLVTLLTNGQQVKLSKQKLMPYIQRCIDDLHEFTWILLMCTGDFTNKLSYKNLLLPDRMMTNLVKGLHTELAIGLIGPEPEQQRTVAEKWKKAQFDVTFSASSPYHFDQQHLLANAQQLEDRGADLLILDCMGYSTTMKNMIKDQLTIPIIVPREAVFTILKAIC from the coding sequence ATGCAACATTCGAAAATTGCCGTTGTAACAATTGGTCAGGCACCACGCAAAGATATGGCAGAGGATATACAGCAATTAAGAGAAGCAGGTTTACATGTTCATGAATTCGGTGTACTGGATTCACTTTCCTTAGAGGAAATTACTACCCTTTCTCCTTCTCGTGAAGATACTGATGTGTTAGTGACACTTCTTACCAATGGTCAACAAGTAAAGCTCAGTAAACAAAAGCTTATGCCCTATATTCAGAGATGCATTGATGATCTACATGAATTCACTTGGATACTACTTATGTGTACAGGAGATTTTACGAATAAATTATCCTATAAAAATCTTTTACTGCCTGATCGTATGATGACGAATTTAGTGAAAGGGTTACATACAGAATTAGCCATTGGTTTAATAGGTCCCGAACCAGAGCAACAACGAACAGTTGCAGAGAAATGGAAAAAAGCACAGTTCGATGTAACTTTTTCAGCTAGCTCCCCATACCACTTTGATCAGCAACATTTATTGGCAAATGCACAACAATTAGAAGATCGAGGAGCGGATTTGCTTATCCTTGATTGCATGGGCTATTCCACAACGATGAAAAACATGATTAAAGATCAACTCACTATCCCCATCATCGTCCCTCGAGAGGCGGTTTTTACAATTTTAAAAGCCATTTGTTAA
- a CDS encoding ABC transporter permease, producing MGSFILKRLVNLIPTLLVVGIIVFIITRMIPGDPASVMLGPQASVEDVENLREELGLNKSMPSQFISYVGDLAQLNLGYSYSYSESVIGLILERFPNTVILALAALLIAVVIGIPAGIFAARKQNTMIDYVVMLVSLVGVSMPIFWLGIMLVLFFSVNLGWFPATGMGNISDGLWTYLKHLILPAFALATIPMATFARITRSSMLEVISQDYIKTARSKGIKEYLVIGKHAFKNALTPILTVLGMQISNLLGGAVLTETIFSWPGMGRLIVDAIDKRDFVVVQGTVIFIAFIFVLVNLVVDVLYKVVNPKVNLESDGGKK from the coding sequence ATGGGCTCATTTATTTTAAAAAGGTTAGTTAACCTCATCCCCACACTGCTAGTAGTAGGAATTATCGTCTTTATTATTACGCGAATGATTCCTGGTGACCCGGCTTCAGTCATGCTTGGACCACAAGCCAGTGTAGAAGATGTAGAGAATTTAAGAGAAGAGCTAGGATTAAATAAATCCATGCCTTCGCAATTTATTTCATATGTAGGAGATCTAGCACAGTTAAATTTAGGATATTCCTATTCTTATAGTGAGTCTGTCATCGGGCTTATTCTCGAAAGGTTCCCTAACACAGTGATACTGGCATTGGCAGCGTTGTTAATAGCAGTCGTGATTGGCATTCCAGCAGGAATATTTGCAGCGAGAAAGCAAAATACAATGATTGATTATGTTGTTATGCTTGTGTCATTAGTTGGTGTATCCATGCCAATTTTCTGGTTGGGCATCATGCTTGTTTTATTCTTTAGTGTTAACCTTGGTTGGTTTCCTGCGACTGGGATGGGGAATATCAGCGATGGCCTATGGACCTATTTGAAGCATTTAATTTTACCAGCATTTGCTTTAGCAACAATTCCAATGGCGACATTTGCACGGATTACCCGTTCAAGTATGTTAGAGGTTATTTCACAAGATTATATTAAAACAGCTCGTTCTAAAGGTATTAAAGAATATTTAGTGATTGGTAAACACGCATTTAAAAATGCCTTAACACCGATTTTAACGGTGCTAGGAATGCAAATTTCTAATTTACTGGGCGGGGCGGTATTAACAGAAACGATTTTTAGTTGGCCTGGTATGGGTCGATTAATTGTAGATGCCATTGATAAACGTGACTTTGTAGTCGTACAAGGTACTGTTATTTTCATTGCGTTTATCTTTGTGCTTGTTAATTTAGTAGTTGATGTGCTTTATAAAGTGGTCAATCCTAAGGTCAATTTAGAATCGGATGGAGGGAAAAAATAA
- a CDS encoding metal ABC transporter solute-binding protein, Zn/Mn family, with product MKKMYLVLLVAVLALFTAACGGGDKSSTAQKTEEKDKLSIYTTVYPLSYFAQRIGGDYVEVSSIYPAGANEHTFEPTQKDMMKLADADIFFYIGLGLEGFVENAKKTLANEDVTMVATADEVSDEKLAVSTGHVHAEDEEHEADTHDEHGHGATEEEHEHEHEHEGEEHGHDEHEHGDIDPHVWLSPTISQDLALAIKNTLVEKMPAQEATFNTNYDALVKELQGLDQDFKAMTDKAQNKTFFVSHAAFGYIAGQYGLTQVPIAGLNSQNEPSQKELTKIVDKANELHIHYILFEQNVSSKLAEVIQKEVGAESLVLHNLSVLTADDEKNEETYFTLMQKNIQTLEKALSDQ from the coding sequence ATGAAAAAAATGTATTTAGTATTGCTAGTCGCAGTTCTTGCTTTATTTACTGCCGCCTGTGGAGGTGGAGACAAATCGTCCACAGCCCAAAAGACTGAGGAAAAAGATAAGTTAAGCATTTATACAACGGTTTATCCGTTGAGCTATTTTGCACAGCGCATTGGTGGCGATTATGTTGAAGTATCTTCTATTTACCCAGCTGGTGCAAATGAACATACCTTCGAACCAACACAAAAAGATATGATGAAATTAGCAGATGCTGATATCTTTTTCTATATTGGATTAGGACTTGAAGGCTTTGTAGAAAACGCTAAAAAAACATTAGCGAACGAAGATGTTACAATGGTGGCAACTGCTGATGAAGTTTCGGATGAAAAATTAGCTGTCAGCACAGGGCATGTGCATGCGGAAGATGAAGAACATGAAGCAGACACACATGACGAGCATGGGCACGGTGCCACAGAGGAAGAGCATGAGCATGAGCACGAACATGAAGGTGAAGAACATGGACATGACGAGCATGAGCATGGCGATATCGATCCACATGTTTGGTTATCTCCTACAATTAGTCAAGATTTAGCACTGGCTATTAAAAACACATTAGTTGAAAAAATGCCGGCGCAGGAGGCAACTTTTAACACAAATTATGATGCATTAGTAAAAGAGTTACAGGGTTTAGATCAAGATTTTAAAGCAATGACTGACAAAGCACAAAATAAAACATTCTTTGTATCACATGCTGCATTTGGCTATATTGCAGGTCAATACGGCTTAACTCAAGTGCCGATTGCTGGCTTGAATTCACAAAATGAGCCATCCCAAAAGGAATTAACAAAGATTGTAGACAAAGCAAATGAATTGCATATTCACTATATTTTATTTGAACAAAACGTCTCTTCAAAATTAGCAGAGGTTATTCAAAAAGAAGTAGGTGCAGAATCTCTTGTCTTGCATAATTTAAGTGTATTAACAGCTGATGATGAAAAAAATGAGGAAACTTATTTCACATTAATGCAAAAAAATATTCAAACTTTAGAAAAAGCTTTAAGCGATCAATAA
- a CDS encoding ABC transporter substrate-binding protein — MKKLNVRKSLLLLLLTLLIGVLAACGGNNEKSTSTDEKDGEATSGGTLNVGLSANAKTFDPIKYTGVYESQVMRQMGDTLVVYNKDLSDIIPSLATEWNVSEDMLVYTFKLREGVKFQKGQYQDGREMTAEDVKYSLERSAKESAMNRLSGVTEVKVLSDYEVEVHLATPNAALLAMLTDAGNIIIPKEEIEGWGDNFSEHFIGTGPFQLTEWKKDQEVKLVRHENYWGDKPNIDNLTMKFISDQNMMTNALRSGDIDIAMDVKGQNREIINQDSNLELLTNPGLSIVYLDLNNKVGPTADKRVREAIYMATNVEEIISGVNQWGGGDVSYLPLPPGSWGYDKSLVDLVPKYNPEEAKKLLADAGYPDGFKTDIFVSEARVPYATIFQSQLKKNLNIDVEIKVLEWGTYSDTVAKGNAPMNIGGWTWYPDPYFFLYQLFHTNQIGALGNGKGYSNPEVDKLLERAVSETVVQEERAKLYQEALKLILADMPRIELEATQTVAGVNKKVQGFEVSADNSVQIVHPNGTNVSITK, encoded by the coding sequence ATGAAGAAATTAAACGTAAGAAAGTCTTTACTACTTCTCTTGTTAACTTTACTAATTGGTGTTTTAGCTGCTTGTGGTGGGAACAATGAAAAAAGTACTTCAACAGATGAAAAAGACGGAGAAGCTACTTCAGGCGGCACATTAAATGTCGGTCTGTCAGCCAATGCCAAAACATTTGACCCTATCAAATACACGGGGGTTTATGAATCACAGGTAATGCGTCAAATGGGTGATACGTTAGTTGTTTATAACAAAGATCTATCCGATATCATCCCTTCATTAGCAACAGAATGGAATGTTTCAGAGGATATGTTAGTTTACACGTTCAAATTACGCGAAGGTGTAAAATTCCAAAAAGGTCAATATCAAGATGGCCGTGAAATGACAGCTGAAGATGTGAAATACTCTTTAGAACGCTCTGCCAAAGAATCCGCTATGAATCGTTTAAGTGGTGTGACAGAGGTGAAAGTGCTATCTGATTATGAAGTAGAGGTTCACTTAGCCACACCGAATGCTGCCCTACTTGCTATGCTAACGGATGCAGGGAATATCATTATTCCAAAAGAAGAGATTGAAGGCTGGGGCGATAATTTTTCTGAACACTTTATTGGTACAGGTCCATTCCAATTAACAGAGTGGAAAAAAGATCAAGAGGTAAAATTAGTTCGTCACGAAAATTATTGGGGTGATAAGCCGAATATCGATAACTTAACAATGAAGTTTATCTCCGATCAAAATATGATGACGAATGCATTACGTTCTGGAGATATTGATATCGCCATGGATGTCAAAGGCCAAAACCGTGAAATCATCAACCAAGATAGCAACCTTGAGCTTTTAACAAATCCAGGTCTATCCATTGTTTACCTTGATCTTAATAACAAAGTAGGTCCGACTGCTGACAAACGCGTTCGTGAAGCTATTTATATGGCAACAAATGTAGAGGAAATCATTTCTGGCGTTAACCAATGGGGTGGCGGTGATGTTTCATACTTACCATTACCACCTGGTTCATGGGGGTATGATAAATCGTTAGTTGATTTAGTACCAAAATATAATCCAGAAGAAGCAAAAAAATTACTAGCTGATGCAGGCTATCCTGATGGCTTCAAGACAGACATTTTCGTATCAGAAGCACGTGTTCCTTACGCAACGATTTTCCAAAGTCAGTTAAAGAAAAACTTAAACATTGATGTGGAAATTAAAGTGCTTGAATGGGGTACTTACAGTGATACTGTCGCAAAGGGTAATGCGCCAATGAATATTGGTGGCTGGACTTGGTATCCAGATCCATATTTCTTCCTTTATCAGTTATTCCATACAAATCAAATTGGTGCGTTAGGAAATGGTAAAGGTTACAGCAACCCAGAAGTGGATAAATTATTAGAGCGTGCCGTATCTGAAACAGTGGTGCAAGAAGAGCGTGCAAAATTATACCAAGAAGCATTAAAGCTGATTTTAGCTGATATGCCACGTATTGAATTAGAGGCGACACAAACGGTTGCAGGTGTAAACAAAAAAGTACAGGGCTTTGAGGTTTCTGCTGATAACTCCGTACAAATTGTACATCCGAATGGTACAAACGTATCCATTACTAAATAA
- a CDS encoding ABC transporter permease yields MTQAIVNETRKRNTLLRKLLKNKLATIGLIIVTLMGIVAIFAPLIATHPPNEMIVGKSFLPMNTEGHLLGTDNYGRDLFSRLVYGTRISMIVGIAAVLFGAVFGTLLGLVAGYFGGRIDSIIMRTMDGLFAFPFILLAITLMTVLGQGLVNVIVAIGIANIPGFARLVRGQVLSVKEEEFVEVTHSLGATHTRIIFSHILPNCLAPLIVYGTMSTAGAIISEAALSFLGLGVQPPTASWGSILKDGKDFLVLNPQMATFSGICILLTVLGINLLGDGLRDALDPKMKV; encoded by the coding sequence ATGACTCAAGCAATCGTCAATGAAACGAGAAAAAGAAATACGTTATTGCGCAAGTTGCTAAAAAATAAATTAGCGACAATTGGGTTAATCATTGTCACCTTAATGGGTATTGTTGCTATTTTTGCCCCATTGATTGCTACCCATCCACCGAATGAAATGATTGTCGGTAAATCATTTTTACCAATGAATACAGAAGGACATTTGCTAGGAACAGATAACTATGGCCGTGATTTGTTTAGTCGTTTAGTTTATGGTACACGCATATCGATGATTGTTGGGATTGCAGCGGTGCTATTTGGTGCTGTGTTTGGCACACTGTTAGGTTTAGTAGCAGGGTATTTTGGTGGTCGCATTGATTCGATCATCATGCGCACAATGGATGGTCTTTTCGCATTTCCATTTATTTTACTAGCTATTACGTTAATGACGGTTTTAGGGCAAGGACTTGTCAACGTTATTGTTGCGATTGGTATTGCTAATATTCCAGGTTTCGCACGACTTGTTCGTGGACAGGTTTTAAGTGTAAAAGAGGAAGAATTCGTTGAAGTGACGCATTCTTTAGGTGCTACACATACGAGAATCATTTTTAGCCATATATTACCGAACTGTTTAGCTCCTTTAATTGTCTATGGAACGATGAGTACAGCTGGCGCAATTATTTCAGAGGCTGCCCTTAGCTTTTTAGGATTAGGCGTTCAACCACCGACAGCTTCATGGGGCAGTATTTTAAAAGATGGTAAAGACTTTTTAGTATTAAATCCCCAAATGGCGACATTTTCAGGTATCTGTATTTTATTAACAGTTCTTGGGATTAACCTTTTAGGGGATGGATTGCGCGATGCATTAGATCCGAAAATGAAAGTTTAA
- a CDS encoding amidohydrolase family protein, with amino-acid sequence MTRYINGLVFNSETRSFTKQSFQVQGQYFESATSLAETELDLDGYYITPGFIDSCSQIGLAEIGIRWEGDDSYEFDSHLQYSVVDGIYPFDTAFQKAISHGVTASHIVPSPKSLIGAKTAIIHHTHTTVDEMVLSKDVAYSFSIGHQAKSTFFAEKKKPLTRMGIAKILRETLQQIQQQEPSIKKIVIRAHKAVDLEFISRLQQEFASIFDFHIIHGTEVPLLQETSFNTIIAGPTFRYIEHNEMMALSPKLYHQLSKHNIPFVFCTDHPVSSTSHLTLEGCLAVREGMTRQDVLYALTTGAANFLGIAHKTGAICDGLFADFVIWDKHPLDLDAQVVATYIKGTKVYAREEGFTQ; translated from the coding sequence ATGACTCGATATATAAATGGACTTGTTTTTAATTCCGAGACTCGTAGCTTTACTAAACAATCGTTTCAAGTACAAGGGCAATACTTTGAATCCGCTACTAGCCTAGCCGAAACAGAATTGGATTTAGATGGCTACTATATTACACCTGGCTTTATCGATAGCTGTTCACAAATCGGTTTAGCCGAAATAGGAATTCGTTGGGAGGGTGATGATAGCTATGAATTTGATTCACATCTGCAATATTCTGTAGTTGATGGTATTTATCCATTTGATACTGCATTTCAAAAAGCCATATCTCATGGGGTGACAGCCTCTCATATTGTTCCCTCTCCTAAAAGCTTGATCGGTGCAAAAACGGCTATTATTCATCATACACATACAACCGTTGATGAAATGGTCCTTTCAAAAGATGTGGCCTATTCCTTCTCTATTGGACATCAGGCAAAAAGTACATTTTTCGCTGAAAAGAAAAAACCACTCACTCGCATGGGCATCGCCAAAATTTTAAGAGAAACATTACAACAAATTCAGCAGCAAGAACCGTCGATTAAAAAAATCGTTATTCGAGCACACAAAGCCGTTGATCTTGAATTCATTAGCCGCCTTCAACAAGAATTTGCTTCGATTTTCGATTTTCATATTATCCATGGCACTGAAGTTCCGCTCCTTCAGGAGACATCCTTCAATACAATTATTGCTGGTCCAACATTTCGATATATCGAGCATAATGAGATGATGGCGCTATCACCAAAACTGTATCACCAGCTGTCCAAACACAATATTCCATTTGTTTTTTGTACAGATCATCCCGTTAGTAGCACCTCTCATCTAACGTTAGAAGGTTGTTTAGCTGTAAGAGAAGGTATGACACGTCAGGATGTGCTATATGCTCTAACAACAGGAGCTGCAAATTTCCTTGGTATCGCCCACAAAACAGGCGCTATATGTGATGGTCTTTTTGCTGATTTTGTGATTTGGGATAAGCATCCATTAGATTTAGATGCACAGGTTGTCGCAACCTATATTAAAGGAACAAAAGTTTATGCACGGGAAGAAGGGTTTACACAATGA
- the yidD gene encoding membrane protein insertion efficiency factor YidD — translation MKYPFIWLIRFYRKFISPMTPPTCRFHPTCSSYGLEAFQKHGAFKGFLLTITRISKCHPFHPGGFDPVPEKWPSKKN, via the coding sequence ATGAAATACCCCTTTATTTGGCTCATTCGGTTTTATAGAAAATTCATTTCACCTATGACGCCACCGACTTGTCGTTTTCATCCTACCTGTTCTTCTTATGGGCTCGAAGCTTTTCAAAAGCATGGTGCATTCAAAGGCTTCCTTTTAACGATTACACGTATATCCAAATGCCATCCATTTCATCCTGGTGGCTTTGATCCTGTGCCTGAAAAATGGCCTTCGAAAAAGAATTAA
- a CDS encoding amidohydrolase → MIIYHHAKFLTVNEQNDTCEQLWIEDGRIVYIGPAKEIPPQAELVDLQGAYVTPGLIDIHAHVGTWAEVTEDINDANEYSEPFTPLMHALDSVDIRHFSFQHALEGGVTTVQTGPGSANVIGGIWSILKTAGPTLASRVLVERSGLKGALGENPKNVFGNQYKRKPMTRMAIAQLLRDGFQRASQLNEQQRAEQIKQNAELRPFIEVLRGDMPLRLHCHRADDIMTAIRIAKEFNVQLHLEHCTEGYLIVDAVKNSGFHATLGPYMLTPSKYETRHSTPAIAAIFKEHNIPFAIMTDHPFVPIQYLKYCATEAIRYGLDEDTALKSITINAAKLVQLDHRIGSLEEGKDADFVVWSHPIFETEAKVLQTYVNGQKYYEAE, encoded by the coding sequence ATGATTATTTATCATCATGCAAAGTTTCTTACAGTCAATGAACAAAACGATACTTGTGAGCAGTTATGGATCGAAGATGGGCGTATTGTCTATATTGGTCCAGCGAAAGAAATCCCCCCACAAGCAGAGCTAGTTGATCTACAGGGAGCTTATGTCACACCAGGGTTAATTGATATTCATGCCCATGTTGGAACGTGGGCTGAAGTTACTGAAGACATTAATGATGCCAATGAATATAGCGAACCCTTTACACCTCTTATGCACGCTTTAGATAGTGTAGATATCCGACACTTTTCCTTTCAACATGCGTTAGAAGGTGGCGTAACCACTGTACAAACCGGACCAGGTAGTGCCAATGTCATTGGTGGCATTTGGAGTATTCTTAAAACAGCAGGACCTACCCTTGCCTCTCGTGTTTTAGTAGAGCGGAGCGGTTTAAAGGGCGCCCTAGGGGAAAATCCAAAAAACGTCTTTGGCAATCAGTATAAACGCAAGCCAATGACTCGCATGGCCATTGCACAGCTTTTACGGGATGGTTTCCAACGTGCCAGTCAACTCAATGAACAACAACGAGCAGAACAAATTAAACAAAATGCAGAGTTACGCCCATTTATTGAGGTACTTCGAGGCGACATGCCCCTTCGCCTTCACTGTCATAGAGCAGATGACATTATGACAGCTATTAGAATTGCCAAAGAATTTAATGTGCAGCTTCATTTAGAGCATTGTACAGAAGGCTATCTCATTGTCGATGCAGTTAAAAATAGTGGGTTTCATGCAACGCTTGGCCCTTATATGTTAACACCATCTAAATATGAAACGCGTCATTCTACTCCAGCAATTGCAGCCATTTTTAAAGAGCATAATATTCCGTTCGCCATCATGACAGATCATCCATTCGTACCAATTCAATACTTAAAATATTGTGCCACAGAAGCGATTCGTTATGGTTTAGATGAAGACACAGCCCTCAAAAGTATTACGATCAACGCAGCTAAACTCGTACAGCTAGATCATCGCATTGGTAGTCTTGAGGAAGGCAAAGATGCTGATTTTGTTGTTTGGTCACATCCTATTTTTGAAACAGAAGCAAAGGTTTTACAAACTTATGTAAATGGACAAAAATATTACGAAGCGGAGTGA
- a CDS encoding o-succinylbenzoate--CoA ligase codes for MYPNWILQRAYLTPLRKALTFKKRSWTFQELNDESLKRARQLVALGIQQGDRIAIMGPSKPELVIMMYACMHLQCEMVMLNRRLSQEELAYQLEDSEAVAVLIADEDVEKLPSETAYHLFSAIEEGAEGALEIVKEWPLHQTTTIMYTSGTTGFPKGVRQTVGNHQASATASVLNIGLQAQDVWLCAVPLFHISGFSILVRSLLYGNQVVLYNQFDVEAIAQNIMDGDVTHMSVVAVTLERILHTLEQCNAKASPHFKLMLAGGGPVPVDYLARAHALNLAVAQTYGMTETSSQTATLASEDAMRKIGSAGKPLFYNQIKIAEPNAKGEGEICIRGPHVTPGYIGRFAQKNATMAGWLHTGDIGYLDEEGYLFVIDRRADLIISGGENIYPAEIENVLLTHPAIKEAGVCGMPDEQWGQVPIAFIVLNEQVSVEQLQAFCIQKLAKYKVPKEMIVTDSLPRNGADKLLRRKLLQ; via the coding sequence ATGTATCCTAATTGGATTTTACAACGAGCTTATTTAACACCATTACGCAAGGCACTGACTTTTAAAAAGCGAAGCTGGACTTTTCAAGAATTAAATGATGAATCGTTAAAACGTGCTCGACAATTAGTGGCACTCGGTATTCAACAGGGTGATCGAATTGCTATCATGGGGCCAAGTAAGCCTGAGCTTGTGATCATGATGTATGCCTGCATGCATTTGCAATGTGAGATGGTGATGCTTAATCGCAGACTATCACAGGAAGAGCTGGCTTATCAGCTAGAGGATTCAGAGGCTGTGGCAGTGTTGATTGCAGATGAGGATGTAGAAAAGCTGCCATCTGAAACAGCCTATCATTTATTTTCAGCGATTGAAGAGGGGGCAGAGGGTGCACTAGAGATTGTCAAGGAATGGCCTCTTCATCAAACAACAACGATTATGTATACTTCGGGTACAACGGGCTTTCCAAAAGGAGTTCGCCAAACGGTTGGAAATCATCAGGCTAGTGCGACTGCCTCCGTTTTAAATATTGGGCTGCAGGCTCAGGATGTTTGGTTATGTGCTGTACCTTTATTTCATATTAGTGGATTTTCCATATTAGTGCGGTCGCTGCTATATGGCAATCAAGTCGTTTTATATAATCAATTTGATGTGGAAGCTATCGCGCAAAATATTATGGATGGGGATGTTACCCATATGTCTGTTGTAGCGGTGACCTTGGAACGTATTCTACATACACTAGAGCAATGCAATGCGAAAGCTTCACCTCATTTTAAGCTGATGCTAGCTGGAGGTGGGCCTGTACCCGTGGATTACTTAGCGAGAGCGCATGCGTTAAATTTAGCTGTCGCACAAACATATGGGATGACAGAAACCTCCTCACAAACAGCCACATTGGCAAGTGAAGACGCTATGCGGAAAATTGGTTCTGCTGGAAAGCCTTTATTTTATAATCAAATAAAGATTGCTGAGCCAAATGCTAAAGGCGAAGGGGAAATTTGTATTCGTGGCCCACATGTCACACCTGGCTATATTGGACGTTTTGCACAAAAAAATGCAACGATGGCTGGCTGGCTTCATACTGGCGATATTGGTTATTTAGATGAGGAAGGTTACTTATTTGTCATTGATCGAAGGGCAGATTTAATTATTTCAGGGGGAGAAAATATTTATCCTGCAGAAATAGAAAATGTGCTACTCACACATCCAGCAATCAAAGAAGCGGGTGTATGTGGTATGCCTGATGAGCAATGGGGACAGGTACCTATTGCATTTATCGTGTTAAATGAGCAGGTATCTGTTGAGCAACTACAAGCCTTTTGTATACAGAAACTTGCTAAATATAAAGTACCTAAAGAAATGATTGTCACAGACAGTCTTCCACGCAATGGCGCGGATAAATTGCTGAGACGAAAATTATTACAATAA
- a CDS encoding transglutaminase domain-containing protein translates to MRKYIYNVVIILFVLQMSHVQVFANYEKEDVATAHTIETLQSLINKEVMQLSSEFSIRYTGDIAEIKDELTEITKNAIENSYIYTNISSFQWKYEGYSNNIVIAFAFTYHLSQTEAVFVEQTLANIIAPMHGLSDVEKLQAAHDFIVLSAEYSKETEGSQYSPYTLLTENKGVCQAYALVLYRMLEMLGFEVQYVPGKVGEQLHAWVLVKLDHAWYHIDVTWDDPLPDRKGEVRYQYFLVSDRQLAQDHTWDYASFPAATSEKYTELQEETKRQSLAMPIQHRFNQNMGLSIIGENRLAVQQLVEQPMKLVTQKNNKQDTLVQFDFTEWAPMLVESSITAYVAIQAKAKHMTKQKTTKWLASFYRAEKRMPQEKYVIIKEVSHPLRGTSLLILLIA, encoded by the coding sequence ATGAGGAAATATATATATAATGTTGTCATTATATTATTTGTTCTACAAATGAGTCATGTGCAAGTATTTGCAAACTATGAAAAAGAAGATGTAGCAACAGCTCATACAATTGAAACACTACAATCTCTCATTAATAAAGAAGTTATGCAACTATCGTCCGAATTCTCGATTCGTTATACTGGTGATATAGCCGAGATAAAAGATGAACTAACGGAAATTACTAAAAATGCGATTGAAAACTCTTATATTTATACTAATATTTCAAGTTTCCAATGGAAGTACGAAGGGTATAGCAATAATATTGTCATTGCATTTGCATTTACGTACCATCTATCACAAACGGAGGCGGTATTTGTAGAGCAAACCTTGGCGAATATTATTGCGCCTATGCATGGATTAAGTGACGTAGAAAAACTACAGGCTGCACATGATTTTATTGTCTTATCTGCTGAATACTCCAAGGAAACAGAAGGAAGTCAATATTCTCCTTATACATTATTAACGGAGAATAAGGGCGTCTGCCAGGCATATGCTTTAGTGCTATATCGAATGTTAGAAATGCTGGGCTTTGAGGTACAATATGTACCTGGAAAAGTAGGAGAACAGCTACATGCCTGGGTATTAGTGAAGCTTGATCATGCTTGGTATCATATTGATGTGACATGGGATGACCCTTTGCCTGATCGGAAAGGGGAAGTTCGCTATCAATATTTTTTAGTGTCGGATCGCCAATTAGCACAAGATCATACCTGGGACTATGCAAGCTTCCCTGCTGCAACAAGCGAGAAATATACGGAATTGCAGGAAGAAACGAAAAGACAAAGTTTAGCAATGCCAATACAACATCGTTTCAATCAAAATATGGGATTATCAATTATTGGAGAAAATAGGTTAGCAGTACAACAATTAGTGGAACAGCCGATGAAGCTTGTTACACAAAAAAACAATAAGCAAGACACTTTAGTTCAGTTTGACTTTACTGAATGGGCACCGATGCTAGTAGAAAGTAGTATAACGGCTTATGTTGCAATTCAGGCAAAAGCTAAGCATATGACTAAGCAAAAAACAACAAAGTGGCTAGCGTCTTTTTATCGAGCGGAGAAACGAATGCCACAAGAAAAATACGTCATAATAAAGGAGGTGTCCCATCCATTGCGGGGCACCTCCTTACTCATATTATTGATCGCTTAA
- the ytzI gene encoding YtzI protein — protein sequence MSLTTLLIVAVIIVIFITLATIISVNRAYAFKHTVDEKPKQSYHQEEN from the coding sequence ATGAGTTTAACTACGCTCTTAATAGTCGCAGTTATCATCGTTATCTTTATCACCCTTGCGACGATTATCAGTGTCAACCGTGCCTATGCCTTTAAACATACTGTTGATGAAAAACCGAAGCAAAGCTATCATCAAGAGGAGAATTAA